In a single window of the Rhizobium tropici CIAT 899 genome:
- a CDS encoding Lrp/AsnC family transcriptional regulator, with protein sequence MKLDRIDIKILYELQKNGRITNVELAELVNLSPSPCLMRVKKLQQEGYIEGYSAQINIGKLGQTLTVFTEVTLKNHRQIDFARFLSAVEKVDQVIECHLVSGGYDYMLKFVTAGIGEYQTIMERLTDLDIGIDKYFSFVVLKSPIVKAHMPLTSLFPM encoded by the coding sequence ATGAAGCTCGACCGTATCGACATCAAGATCCTGTACGAACTTCAGAAGAACGGCCGCATCACCAATGTCGAATTGGCAGAGCTGGTCAACCTGTCGCCGAGCCCCTGTCTGATGCGGGTCAAGAAACTGCAGCAGGAAGGCTATATCGAGGGATACTCGGCCCAGATCAATATCGGGAAACTCGGCCAGACGCTGACCGTGTTTACGGAAGTCACACTCAAGAACCATCGACAGATCGACTTCGCCCGTTTCCTGTCGGCAGTCGAAAAGGTCGATCAGGTCATCGAATGCCACCTCGTTTCGGGTGGCTACGACTATATGCTGAAGTTCGTGACGGCTGGGATCGGAGAATATCAGACGATCATGGAACGCCTGACCGACCTGGATATCGGCATCGACAAGTATTTCAGCTTCGTGGTGCTCAAGTCGCCGATCGTCAAGGCGCACATGCCCTTGACCAGCCTGTTTCCCATGTAG
- a CDS encoding NAD(P)/FAD-dependent oxidoreductase yields the protein MTVANDRKAIVIVGAGPAGIRAAELLVAAGIRPVVIDEGMRAGGQIYRRPPEGFTRSAQQLYGSEAGKALALHSLFDRMVARGEVEYHPQSSAMALAANVLQVLTSAGRREVAYNRLILATGATDRLVPLPGWQAPGVYSLGAAQIALKAQGVALGRRIVLAGSGPLLTLVAIQLVKAGANVAAVLDTSSVRNQILALPDMMARPVLVLRGLAMRLKLGLIYHAGVTLTDIVSDESGPTAVRWRDADGRDRHTECDMVGIGWHLRAETQLAGLAQCSFDYDPGWAQWLPQADRMGRSADGVYLAGDGLRILGADGAEVAGRLAASACLADMGLPYPNPARDLRRLARYERFARAIARAFPWPAGMVRSVPDETMVCRCEGISAGDLRGSVDYTGGEANRVKSVVRVGMGRCQGRFCQLAGAELIAERAGIPVREVGSLREQAPVRPLPIGAWINES from the coding sequence ATGACGGTGGCGAATGACCGGAAGGCAATAGTGATTGTCGGTGCCGGTCCGGCGGGCATCCGCGCAGCCGAGCTTCTGGTGGCCGCCGGTATCCGGCCCGTCGTCATCGACGAGGGGATGAGGGCCGGCGGCCAGATATATCGTCGCCCCCCGGAGGGTTTTACGCGGTCAGCCCAGCAGCTCTATGGTTCGGAGGCCGGCAAAGCCCTTGCCCTTCATTCCCTCTTCGATCGTATGGTCGCTCGCGGCGAGGTCGAATACCATCCTCAAAGCTCAGCGATGGCGCTCGCCGCCAATGTGCTGCAGGTGCTGACATCAGCCGGCCGCCGGGAGGTCGCCTATAACAGGCTGATCCTGGCGACCGGTGCGACCGACCGGCTGGTGCCGCTGCCTGGCTGGCAGGCGCCTGGCGTCTACAGTCTCGGGGCCGCGCAGATCGCCCTGAAGGCGCAGGGCGTCGCCTTGGGGCGAAGGATCGTTCTCGCGGGCTCCGGCCCCCTGCTGACCCTCGTTGCGATCCAGCTCGTGAAGGCAGGAGCGAATGTCGCAGCCGTTCTCGATACCTCCTCGGTTCGAAACCAGATCCTTGCCCTTCCGGACATGATGGCAAGACCGGTCCTGGTTCTGCGGGGCCTGGCAATGCGACTGAAACTCGGCCTGATATATCATGCAGGCGTGACACTGACCGATATCGTCAGCGACGAGAGCGGCCCGACGGCCGTTCGCTGGCGGGATGCCGACGGGCGCGACCGTCATACCGAATGCGATATGGTCGGCATTGGCTGGCACCTGAGAGCCGAAACGCAGCTTGCCGGCCTGGCCCAATGCAGCTTCGATTACGATCCGGGCTGGGCTCAATGGCTGCCGCAGGCGGACCGGATGGGCCGCTCCGCAGATGGTGTCTATCTCGCCGGCGACGGCCTGCGGATTCTTGGCGCCGATGGCGCGGAAGTTGCGGGGCGGCTTGCCGCGAGCGCCTGCCTTGCCGATATGGGATTGCCTTATCCAAATCCGGCACGGGACCTCCGTCGGCTCGCCCGCTACGAACGCTTTGCTCGCGCAATCGCCCGCGCTTTCCCCTGGCCTGCCGGCATGGTCCGATCCGTTCCCGATGAAACGATGGTTTGCCGTTGCGAGGGCATCAGCGCCGGCGATCTGCGTGGAAGTGTCGACTATACCGGAGGTGAGGCAAACCGGGTGAAGTCAGTGGTGCGGGTGGGCATGGGACGATGCCAGGGGCGGTTTTGTCAGCTCGCCGGCGCCGAACTGATTGCGGAGCGTGCGGGAATCCCCGTCCGCGAGGTCGGCAGCCTGCGTGAGCAGGCGCCTGTTCGTCCGCTGCCGATCGGAGCCTGGATAAACGAGAGCTGA
- a CDS encoding (2Fe-2S)-binding protein, with product MSKGPRLAGEAGRIVRLAEQGRAPVRFLLDGIEREALAGDTVLTAMLTFSPVLRRSEFGPEGRAGFCLMGACQDCWVWQQNGTRLRACSTLVGNGMSLTTQAPGDWP from the coding sequence ATGAGCAAAGGTCCGCGTCTGGCCGGAGAAGCGGGGCGCATCGTCCGTCTCGCCGAGCAAGGCCGGGCACCCGTTCGCTTCCTGCTCGACGGCATCGAACGGGAAGCCTTGGCCGGCGACACGGTACTGACGGCCATGCTGACATTCTCACCGGTTCTTCGGCGATCCGAATTCGGGCCGGAGGGACGCGCGGGCTTCTGCCTGATGGGCGCCTGCCAGGATTGCTGGGTCTGGCAGCAGAATGGAACCCGACTGCGCGCCTGTTCGACCCTCGTCGGCAACGGCATGTCCCTGACGACCCAGGCGCCGGGAGATTGGCCATGA
- a CDS encoding NAD(P)/FAD-dependent oxidoreductase, with product MPAPLALVENSPELPTSADVVVIGAGIVGVFTAYYLAKRGLKVVLLEKGRVGAEQSSRNWGWCRQQNRDARELPMATKSLELWDQFAAETGKDTGFRRCGLFYLSNSEEELAGWARWRDFARGVGVTTHMLDSIQASERGKATARIWKGGVFSPTDGIADPANAAPAVARALMKLGGCLRQNCAARGIETEGGKLSAVVTEEGTIRTRIAILSGGAWASSFCRQLGIRFPQASIRSSILSVSAGDGELPDALHTAYVSVTRRGDGGHTLAISGRGRVDPTPQNMRFGAQFLPMFVRRWRALSLGGFEGFRSGHESLSRWRLDQPTPMERMRILDPVVDRGTIQLTYDRARELLPAIANRRITASWAGYIDSTPDGVPGIGEIASIPGFVLAAGFSGHGFGIGPGAGHLIADIVTGATPMVDPKPYHPDRFLQSAWGKVADF from the coding sequence ATGCCCGCACCGCTTGCCCTTGTCGAAAACTCTCCCGAATTGCCGACGTCCGCCGATGTCGTCGTCATCGGGGCTGGGATTGTCGGCGTTTTTACCGCCTATTATCTGGCAAAGCGGGGTCTCAAGGTCGTTCTCCTCGAAAAGGGTCGCGTCGGCGCCGAGCAGTCCAGCCGCAACTGGGGTTGGTGCAGGCAACAGAACCGCGACGCCCGCGAGCTGCCGATGGCAACGAAGAGTCTCGAGCTCTGGGACCAATTCGCCGCAGAAACGGGAAAGGACACCGGCTTTCGCCGCTGCGGCCTCTTCTATCTGAGCAATAGCGAGGAAGAGCTTGCAGGATGGGCCCGCTGGCGCGATTTTGCCCGCGGCGTCGGTGTGACCACGCATATGCTCGATAGCATTCAGGCCAGCGAGCGCGGCAAGGCGACTGCTCGCATCTGGAAGGGCGGCGTCTTTTCCCCGACCGATGGCATTGCCGATCCGGCCAACGCTGCACCGGCGGTCGCTCGCGCCCTGATGAAACTGGGCGGCTGCCTGCGCCAGAATTGCGCGGCGCGCGGCATAGAAACCGAAGGCGGGAAGCTCTCCGCCGTCGTGACCGAGGAAGGCACGATCAGGACGAGGATTGCCATCCTGTCCGGCGGTGCCTGGGCTTCGTCCTTCTGCCGCCAGCTCGGTATCCGCTTCCCGCAGGCGTCGATCCGCTCGTCGATCCTTTCCGTCAGCGCCGGCGACGGCGAACTCCCGGATGCTCTTCATACTGCGTATGTTTCGGTGACGCGCAGAGGCGACGGCGGCCATACGCTCGCCATCAGCGGCCGTGGCCGCGTCGATCCCACGCCACAGAACATGCGGTTCGGGGCACAGTTTCTCCCGATGTTCGTTCGCCGCTGGCGCGCGCTCTCTCTCGGCGGCTTCGAGGGCTTTCGCAGCGGCCACGAAAGCCTGTCGCGCTGGCGTCTGGACCAGCCGACGCCGATGGAGCGGATGCGTATCCTCGATCCAGTCGTCGATAGAGGCACGATCCAGCTTACCTACGACCGTGCGCGCGAATTGCTGCCTGCCATCGCAAACCGCCGCATCACCGCAAGTTGGGCTGGCTACATCGATTCGACCCCTGACGGCGTGCCCGGCATCGGCGAGATCGCATCCATACCGGGCTTTGTGCTGGCGGCCGGTTTCAGCGGTCACGGCTTCGGCATCGGACCGGGTGCCGGCCACCTGATCGCCGATATCGTCACCGGTGCCACGCCGATGGTCGACCCGAAACCCTATCACCCCGACCGTTTCCTGCAATCCGCATGGGGCAAGGTAGCCGACTTCTGA
- a CDS encoding LysR family transcriptional regulator produces MQARQLEVFCMLMRSGTVTGAAAMLNITQPALSQILLHAEDQLGFKLFNRVRGKLVPTREAEELYPEAERIFSELGALRRRTTDMRFGRTGLIRIAATTPPAMSIVPKALLAFRTTYPDIVVRSLIAPLINVVDMIRNGDAPLGIVMNNIARPGIDVETLGYAELICIVPEGHHLAARDCITFADLQNETLISYRADTFPGQLLANAAASENQAFNPAIEIDISITALPFVRNGFGVAIVDGLLPWEQFPGLVRRPLLPRKTVPIALLTSRDRPLTGSHLMMRDYLRQACAGALKDGAE; encoded by the coding sequence ATGCAGGCCCGTCAGCTCGAAGTCTTCTGCATGCTGATGCGATCCGGAACGGTGACCGGCGCTGCCGCCATGCTCAACATCACGCAGCCGGCGCTGAGCCAGATATTGCTGCATGCCGAAGACCAGCTGGGGTTCAAACTCTTCAACCGCGTGCGTGGCAAGCTGGTCCCGACGAGAGAGGCTGAAGAACTGTATCCGGAGGCCGAGCGCATCTTTTCCGAGCTCGGAGCGCTGCGGCGCCGAACGACCGACATGCGCTTCGGGCGGACCGGCTTGATCAGGATCGCGGCCACGACACCACCGGCCATGTCGATCGTACCCAAGGCGCTTCTCGCCTTCAGGACGACCTATCCGGATATCGTCGTCCGCTCGCTGATCGCGCCGCTGATCAATGTCGTGGATATGATCCGCAATGGCGATGCCCCGCTCGGCATCGTCATGAACAACATTGCGCGGCCCGGCATCGATGTCGAAACGCTCGGATATGCCGAACTCATCTGCATCGTGCCGGAAGGGCACCATCTTGCCGCGCGCGATTGCATCACCTTCGCCGATCTTCAGAACGAGACGTTGATTTCCTACCGCGCCGATACCTTCCCCGGCCAGCTGCTTGCCAATGCCGCAGCTTCGGAAAACCAGGCGTTCAATCCCGCGATCGAGATCGATATCTCCATTACCGCCTTGCCTTTTGTCCGCAATGGTTTCGGTGTCGCGATCGTGGATGGTCTGCTGCCGTGGGAGCAGTTTCCCGGCCTCGTGCGCCGGCCGCTGTTGCCACGAAAGACAGTTCCGATCGCGCTGCTGACCAGCCGGGACCGCCCCCTGACGGGCAGCCACCTTATGATGCGCGATTATTTGCGCCAGGCCTGTGCCGGCGCGCTGAAGGATGGCGCGGAGTAA
- a CDS encoding ABC transporter ATP-binding protein: MANLVEIKNLKVEATTDSGRIVEIIKGVSFNIAKGEIVALIGESGSGKTTIALTLMGHARESCRISGGEIQVDGRDMAALSENERSKVRGTTVAYIPQSAAAAFNPATKIMEQVIEVTRIHGLMPPEQARRRAIELFRALSLPNPETIGERYPHQVSGGQLQRLAAAMALIGEPKLVIFDEPTTALDVTTQIDVLKAFKSVIRAGDIAGVYVSHDLAVVAQIADRIAVLKGGEIQEIAETETILRRPSHPYTRELLAAVEPKQAFRSSGVGGSIAPVLSIDGLIAGYGDIQANGLPAVCAVQSVSLQVEKGRNLGIIGESGCGKSTLARAIAGILPAISGTIGFNGSEMNRAAKLRSRDQLREMQIVFQYADTALNPAKSIADILERPLAFYHGMDRRAREARVDELLDMVRLPRTLRYRYPSELSGGQKQRVNFARALAAEPRLIICDEITSALDTVVAAAIIDLLKELQRELHLSYIFISHDLSVVEAICDEIVVMYGGKKVEQITREAADAPRHPYSQLLFGSVPKLDPAWLDNLVQDPELKREYGHG, encoded by the coding sequence ATGGCCAATCTCGTTGAAATCAAGAATCTGAAAGTCGAGGCGACGACCGATTCCGGGCGTATCGTTGAAATCATCAAGGGCGTCAGTTTCAATATCGCCAAAGGCGAGATTGTCGCGCTCATCGGCGAAAGCGGCTCGGGCAAGACGACGATCGCGCTGACGCTCATGGGGCATGCGCGCGAGAGCTGTCGCATCTCCGGCGGGGAGATCCAAGTCGATGGGCGGGACATGGCCGCCCTTTCCGAAAACGAGCGTTCGAAGGTCCGCGGCACCACGGTTGCCTATATTCCTCAAAGTGCAGCGGCAGCCTTCAACCCGGCAACGAAGATCATGGAGCAGGTGATCGAGGTCACTCGTATTCACGGGTTGATGCCGCCCGAACAAGCGCGCCGGCGCGCGATCGAGCTATTCCGAGCGCTGTCGCTGCCGAACCCCGAAACAATCGGCGAACGATATCCGCATCAGGTCTCGGGAGGCCAGTTGCAGCGGTTGGCCGCAGCCATGGCTCTGATCGGCGAACCCAAGCTGGTCATTTTCGACGAACCGACGACCGCGCTCGATGTGACGACGCAGATCGATGTGCTGAAGGCATTCAAGTCCGTCATCCGTGCCGGCGACATTGCCGGCGTCTATGTTTCACACGATCTGGCGGTCGTCGCCCAGATCGCCGATCGCATCGCCGTGCTCAAGGGCGGCGAAATCCAGGAAATCGCGGAGACGGAGACGATCCTAAGACGGCCGAGCCATCCCTATACGCGCGAGCTGCTCGCCGCCGTCGAGCCGAAACAGGCCTTCCGCAGCAGCGGCGTGGGTGGCTCGATCGCACCGGTGCTTAGCATCGACGGCCTGATAGCGGGCTATGGCGATATCCAGGCCAACGGGCTGCCGGCGGTGTGCGCGGTTCAATCCGTAAGCCTTCAGGTGGAGAAGGGCAGAAATCTCGGCATTATCGGCGAATCCGGATGTGGAAAATCCACACTGGCGCGCGCAATCGCCGGCATATTGCCGGCCATATCAGGCACCATCGGCTTCAATGGCAGCGAGATGAATCGCGCCGCGAAATTGCGCTCGCGCGATCAATTGCGGGAAATGCAGATCGTCTTTCAATATGCCGATACGGCGCTCAATCCGGCAAAGTCTATTGCCGATATTCTCGAGCGGCCCCTGGCCTTCTATCACGGGATGGACCGCAGAGCTCGGGAGGCCAGGGTCGACGAATTGCTCGACATGGTGCGATTGCCGCGTACGCTTCGCTATCGCTATCCGTCGGAATTGTCAGGCGGACAGAAGCAGCGCGTGAATTTTGCGCGCGCGCTTGCGGCAGAGCCACGGCTGATCATTTGCGATGAGATCACATCCGCGCTCGACACGGTGGTTGCGGCGGCGATTATCGACCTTCTTAAGGAACTGCAGCGGGAGCTGCATCTGTCCTACATCTTCATCAGCCACGATCTGTCGGTGGTCGAAGCGATCTGTGATGAGATCGTTGTGATGTATGGCGGCAAGAAAGTTGAACAGATCACACGCGAAGCCGCAGATGCGCCGCGCCACCCCTATTCCCAGTTACTGTTCGGATCCGTTCCCAAGCTCGATCCGGCTTGGCTCGACAATCTCGTTCAGGACCCGGAACTCAAGCGCGAGTATGGCCACGGTTAG